The Sorex araneus isolate mSorAra2 chromosome 5, mSorAra2.pri, whole genome shotgun sequence genome has a segment encoding these proteins:
- the MSANTD1 gene encoding myb/SANT-like DNA-binding domain-containing protein 1 isoform X2, which translates to MQLCQGASGMAAAEVPGYLVSPQAEKHRRARNWTDAEMRGLMLVWEEFFEELKQTKRNARVYEKMASKLLEMTGERRLGEEIKIKITNMTFQYRILAKVPESYDGKLADSQQPGPSTSQTEASLSPSAKSTPVYVPYKQCSYEGRCQDAGSDSSSSLSLKFRSDERPLKKRKAPGCPLQRKKLRVLEAMLDEQRKLSRAVEETCREVRRVLDQQNLLQVQSLQLQERMMSLLERIIAKSSS; encoded by the exons ATGCAGCTGTGCCAAG GTGCCTCCGGCATGGCTGCGGCCGAGGTGCCCGGCTACCTGGTGTCTCCCCAGGCGGAGAAGCACCGGCGGGCGCGCAACTGGACGGATGCCGAGATGCGCGGCCTCATGCTGGTCTGGGAGGAGTTCTTCGAGGAGCTGAAGCAGACCAAGCGCAACGCGCGCGTCTACGAGAAGATGGCCAGCAAGCTGCTGGAGATGACGGGCGAGCGGCGGCTGGGCGAGGAGATCAAGATTAAGATCACCAACATGACCTTCCAGTACAG GATCCTGGCCAAGGTGCCCGAGTCCTACGATGGCAAACTGGCCGACAGCCAGCAGCCCGGGCCCTCCACGTCCCAGACCGAGGCCTCCTTGTCACCCTCCGCCAAGTCCACCCCTGTGTATGTGCCATACAAGCAGTGCTCGTACGAGGGCCGCTGCCAGGACGCCGGCTCCGACTCCTCCAGCTCACTCTCCCTCAAGTTCAG GTCGGATGAGCGGCCACTGAAGAAGCGCAAGGCGCCGGGCTGCCCGCTGCAGAGGAAGAAGCTGCGGGTGCTAGAGGCCATGCTGGACGAACAGCGCAAGCTCAGCCGTGCCGTGGAGGAGACGTGCCGCGAGGTGCGCCGCGTGCTGGACCAGCAGAACCTGCTGCAGGTGCAGAGCCTCCAGCTGCAGGAGCGCATGATGAGCCTGCTGGAGCGCATCATCGCCAAGTCCAGCTCGTGA
- the MSANTD1 gene encoding myb/SANT-like DNA-binding domain-containing protein 1 isoform X1 produces the protein MQLCQGASGMAAAEVPGYLVSPQAEKHRRARNWTDAEMRGLMLVWEEFFEELKQTKRNARVYEKMASKLLEMTGERRLGEEIKIKITNMTFQYRKLKCMADSESVPPDWPYYLAIDRILAKVPESYDGKLADSQQPGPSTSQTEASLSPSAKSTPVYVPYKQCSYEGRCQDAGSDSSSSLSLKFRSDERPLKKRKAPGCPLQRKKLRVLEAMLDEQRKLSRAVEETCREVRRVLDQQNLLQVQSLQLQERMMSLLERIIAKSSS, from the exons ATGCAGCTGTGCCAAG GTGCCTCCGGCATGGCTGCGGCCGAGGTGCCCGGCTACCTGGTGTCTCCCCAGGCGGAGAAGCACCGGCGGGCGCGCAACTGGACGGATGCCGAGATGCGCGGCCTCATGCTGGTCTGGGAGGAGTTCTTCGAGGAGCTGAAGCAGACCAAGCGCAACGCGCGCGTCTACGAGAAGATGGCCAGCAAGCTGCTGGAGATGACGGGCGAGCGGCGGCTGGGCGAGGAGATCAAGATTAAGATCACCAACATGACCTTCCAGTACAG GAAGCTAAAGTGCATGGCAGACAGCGAGTCCGTGCCGCCCGACTGGCCCTATTACCTCGCCATCGACAGGATCCTGGCCAAGGTGCCCGAGTCCTACGATGGCAAACTGGCCGACAGCCAGCAGCCCGGGCCCTCCACGTCCCAGACCGAGGCCTCCTTGTCACCCTCCGCCAAGTCCACCCCTGTGTATGTGCCATACAAGCAGTGCTCGTACGAGGGCCGCTGCCAGGACGCCGGCTCCGACTCCTCCAGCTCACTCTCCCTCAAGTTCAG GTCGGATGAGCGGCCACTGAAGAAGCGCAAGGCGCCGGGCTGCCCGCTGCAGAGGAAGAAGCTGCGGGTGCTAGAGGCCATGCTGGACGAACAGCGCAAGCTCAGCCGTGCCGTGGAGGAGACGTGCCGCGAGGTGCGCCGCGTGCTGGACCAGCAGAACCTGCTGCAGGTGCAGAGCCTCCAGCTGCAGGAGCGCATGATGAGCCTGCTGGAGCGCATCATCGCCAAGTCCAGCTCGTGA